The genomic window CGACCTCGGACCGCCAGGCATTCTTTCGACGTTGGACGAAGTTGGCGGGCGGGGTTTCCTGCACGCCGGCATCGGGCGCAGCAAAAGCGAAGCGCGAGGCCCGGCAAGCGCTTCATTCGACGGCAAGCCTGTGGCCATGGTCGCAATGGACGGCGGACCGGGACCGGATTTCATGTATGCGGCCGATGCCGCTGGTGAACGAAGTGAGAGACCCGGCGTCAACCGCATCCGCATGTCGCGTATTCTTGAACTGGAAAGCGAGTCGTTCCAACAACTGCAGGTGATCCTCGACAAGGCGGGGTATTCGGCCCTCAACCTGCTGATGGACAATCAGCCGGATGACGAGCCGCCTCTCGAGACGGAAGAGCTCGGTATCGGGCGCGCGATCTTCCGCAATTCGGACCGTTTCAAGCGAACAGTCAGGATCGACAAAGACGATCTCGAAGCCAATTTGAGAGCCGTCCGAATCGCGGCGGACGCGGGAGAATTGGTCATCGCCTATCTGCATCACCATCACTGGTCGAGTGACTGGCTACAATCCCCGGACTGGATCAGCGCATTCGCGCGGCAATTCATCGACGCCGGTGCGGCGATCTTCGTGAGCCACGGCGTTCCCGTCCTCCTGCCGATCGAGGTCTATCGCGGACGCCCGATATTCCACAGTCTTGGCAATTTCATCTTTCACACAAAATCGGAGGTTGCGCTTTGGAAGCATAGGGAGGTCTGGGAGAGTGTCGTTGCGAACTGTACATTCGGCGCGGACAACCGGCTTACTTCGCTCACGCTGCATCCGCTGATTGTCGGCGGCGAAGAGGGACTTCAGGACGAGCGGATCGAGAACCGGCTCGTGCCGCATCCGGCAACCGGAGCTTCCGCGGAACGCATTCTCAGCCGGGTTGCAAGCTCATCCGCAGACTACGGCTCCCGCATCGAGATTGTCGATGGGCTCGGGCAGTTCGATCTGAGATGATATCAGTCGACCGTCGTCTGTGACGCAACAGGGTTGCCCGATGGATATCCGCGACGAACTGAAACAACGCTTCTTTCGCTACCTC from Hyphomicrobiales bacterium includes these protein-coding regions:
- a CDS encoding Poly-gamma-glutamate synthesis protein (Capsule biosynthesis protein) — encoded protein: MNDRFTLAVTGQSLIKHDTRAIKSPEFDRIKALVQSADLAFTNFEGTIYGTHGGWPMKGFYFGSSKPAVLDALEDIGFKALSLSNNHSFDLGPPGILSTLDEVGGRGFLHAGIGRSKSEARGPASASFDGKPVAMVAMDGGPGPDFMYAADAAGERSERPGVNRIRMSRILELESESFQQLQVILDKAGYSALNLLMDNQPDDEPPLETEELGIGRAIFRNSDRFKRTVRIDKDDLEANLRAVRIAADAGELVIAYLHHHHWSSDWLQSPDWISAFARQFIDAGAAIFVSHGVPVLLPIEVYRGRPIFHSLGNFIFHTKSEVALWKHREVWESVVANCTFGADNRLTSLTLHPLIVGGEEGLQDERIENRLVPHPATGASAERILSRVASSSADYGSRIEIVDGLGQFDLR